Within the Salinicoccus roseus genome, the region ATCCTTGATGAGCCCACCAACCACCTGGACATCGACAGCAAGGAAGTTCTGGAGGAGGCACTCCAGAACTTCCCCGGCACCATACTATTCGTCTCCCATGATCGGTACTTCATCGACCGCATCGCCACCAAGATAGTGGAGATGGATCTTCAGCATCTCCAGACCTACAACGGAGACTATAGCTACTATCGTCATAAGAAGGAAGAACAGGCTTCCCTCGCAATCCAAGTGGAGAATCAGGAGGACAAAGGGCCGAACGGCACGGATTATGAACAGCAGAAGCAGAAAAGGAACGAGATGCAGAAGCTGAAGCGCAGCACAAGCAGGATGGAGGAACGCATCCAGGCGTTGGAAGAAGAAATCTCAGCAACCGAACAAAGACTTGCCGAACCCGAAGTTTATGAGGACTATGAGAAGGCCTCAGAATACAATGAGCAGTTGAATCTGCAGAAGGCACAGCTCGATGAACTGATGATCGAATGGGCTGCATTGGAGGAACAGCTGGAAGAGATATAAACCTGTTGCGAACATAGGTTCCATTTTAATGGAAGTCACGGGAAATGGACTTAACCACATTTTTATTCACAGCTGAAAGTGCACAGCACTGCATAATGCAGCGATCCATCCACAGGAGTAATAAGTTATGCACATAGTTGTGCACATTTATATCCCCAGTCCCCGCGGCGTTTACACAGCTTTTCACATTTTTATCAACAAGTTATCCACAGGCTGTTTAAAACAAATGTTCCGTATTGACAATCAAGGATGATACAAGAAAGCCATGTCCCAAAATTAAGGGACATGGCTTTCTATATACTGTATTCTTCTATATCGATGAAGTTTCTGCCATTCAGATCGAGTGTACCGAAGGCATCATTATTATAGAGATGGTAGGCTGCAGCGCCGATCATCGCTGCATTGTCGGTACAATACTTCAGCTGGGGTATGCTGAGCTTTATTCCCTGCTCCTGGCAGAGCATTTCAAAGCGGGACCTCAATCCACTGTTGGCGGCGACGCCTCCTGCAATGATCAGGTGGTCCACTCCATAGTTTCCGACAGCCATCATGGTCTTTTTCGTCAGCACATCAACGACGCTCTCCTGGAAACTTGTCGCCACATCCGCTTTATTTATTGTGATGTCCTTCTGCCTGTAGTTGTGCAGTGTGTTGATGACTGAAGACTTCAGTCCGCTGAAGCTGAAATCATAGCTGCCCGGTTCCAGGTAGGGTCTTGGAAAGTTGAAAGTATCTTCCCCTTCCCTGCTCAGACGGTCGATATGGGGGCCGCCGGGATAAGGAAGACCGATGACCCTCGCAACCTTGTCATAAGCCTCCCCCACCGCATCGTCCCTTGTTTCTCCGATGACCTCGAAAGACATGTGATCCTTCATATAAATCAGCTCGGTATGCCCTCCAGAAACAATGAGGGAGATGAGAGGAAATTTGAGTTCCTCTTCCAGCTGATTCGCATATATGTGGCCTGCGATATGATGGACG harbors:
- the tsaD gene encoding tRNA (adenosine(37)-N6)-threonylcarbamoyltransferase complex transferase subunit TsaD, whose amino-acid sequence is MNEEVIILSIETSCDETACSIVKNGNEILSNVVVSQIESHKRFGGVVPEVASRHHVETITVVIEQALEEAGFLPSDLSAVAVTEGPGLIGALLVGINAAKAFSFAHDLPLIPVHHIAGHIYANQLEEELKFPLISLIVSGGHTELIYMKDHMSFEVIGETRDDAVGEAYDKVARVIGLPYPGGPHIDRLSREGEDTFNFPRPYLEPGSYDFSFSGLKSSVINTLHNYRQKDITINKADVATSFQESVVDVLTKKTMMAVGNYGVDHLIIAGGVAANSGLRSRFEMLCQEQGIKLSIPQLKYCTDNAAMIGAAAYHLYNNDAFGTLDLNGRNFIDIEEYSI